The Cellulomonas flavigena DSM 20109 DNA segment GCCGCGGTCGCGGCAGGTGACCGACGGGCTGGAGGCGACGGCGGCGCGCGGCATGCTGCGCGCGGTCGGGCTGGGGGACGAGGACTTCGCGAAGCCGCAGGTGGGCGTCGCGTCGTCGTGGAACGAGATCACGCCGTGCAACCTGTCGCTCGACCGGCTCGCCAAGGCCGTGAAGGGCGGGGTGCACGCGGCCGGGGGGTACCCGCTGGAGTTCGGCACGATCTCGGTGTCCGACGGCATCTCGATGGGCCACGAGGGCATGCACTTCTCGCTCGTGAGCCGGGACATCATCGCGGACTCCGTGGAGACGGTGATGATGGCCGAGCGCCTCGACGGCTCGGTCCTCCTGGCCGGGTGCGACAAGTCCTTGCCGGGCATGCTCATGGCTGCGGCGCGCCTCGACCTCGCGAGCGTGTTCCTCTACGCGGGCTCGATCATGCCGGGCTGGGTCAAGCTGTCCGACGGCACCGAGAAGGACGTGACGATCATCGACGCGTTCGAGGCCGTCGGGGCGTGCGCCCGCGGGCTGATGAGCCGCGAGGACGTCGACCGCATCGAGCGCGCCATCTGCCCCGGCGAGGGTGCGTGCGGCGGCATGTACACGGCCAACACCATGGCGTCGGTGGCCGAGGCGATGGGCATGTCGCTGCCCGGCTCGGCCGCGCCGCCGTCGGCCGACCGGCGGCGCGACCAGTTCGCGCACCGCTCGGGCGAGGCGGTGGTCGAGCTGCTGCGCCGTGGCATCACGGCCCGCCGGATCATGACCAAGGAAGCGTTCGAGAACGCGATCGCCGTCGTCATGGCCTTCGGCGGATCGACCAACGCCGTGCTGCACCTGCTGGCCATCGCGCACGAGGCCGAGGTGGACCTCACGCTCGAGGACTTCAGCCGCGTCGCCGCGAAGGTTCCGCACCTGGGCGACCTCAAGCCGTTCGGCCGGTACGTGATGAACGACGTCGACCGGGTCGGCGGCGTGCCCGTCGTCATGAAGGCCCTGCTCGACGCGGGGCTGCTGCACGGGGACTGCCTCACGGTCACGGGGCGCACGGTCGCCGAGAACCTCGCCGAGATCGCGCCGCCCGACCCGGACGGCAAGATCCTGCGGGCGCTCGACGACCCGATCCACCGCACGGGCGGCATCACGATCCTGTCGGGGTCGCTCGCGCCCGAGGGTGCGGTGGTCAAGTCCGCGGGCTTCGACTCCGACGTGTTCGAGGGCACCGCGCGCGTCTTCGAGCGTGAGCGAGCCGCGCTCGACGCGCTCGAGGACGGCACGATCCGGGCGGGCGACGTCGTCGTCATCCGGTACGAGGGCCCCAAGGGTGGACCGGGCATGCGCGAGATGCTCGCCATCACCGGGGCCATCAAGGGTGCGGGGCTCGGCAAGGACGTGCTCCTCGTGACCGACGGGCGGTTCTCGGGCGGCACGA contains these protein-coding regions:
- the ilvD gene encoding dihydroxy-acid dehydratase; this encodes MTSAGGDDGVDIKPRSRQVTDGLEATAARGMLRAVGLGDEDFAKPQVGVASSWNEITPCNLSLDRLAKAVKGGVHAAGGYPLEFGTISVSDGISMGHEGMHFSLVSRDIIADSVETVMMAERLDGSVLLAGCDKSLPGMLMAAARLDLASVFLYAGSIMPGWVKLSDGTEKDVTIIDAFEAVGACARGLMSREDVDRIERAICPGEGACGGMYTANTMASVAEAMGMSLPGSAAPPSADRRRDQFAHRSGEAVVELLRRGITARRIMTKEAFENAIAVVMAFGGSTNAVLHLLAIAHEAEVDLTLEDFSRVAAKVPHLGDLKPFGRYVMNDVDRVGGVPVVMKALLDAGLLHGDCLTVTGRTVAENLAEIAPPDPDGKILRALDDPIHRTGGITILSGSLAPEGAVVKSAGFDSDVFEGTARVFERERAALDALEDGTIRAGDVVVIRYEGPKGGPGMREMLAITGAIKGAGLGKDVLLVTDGRFSGGTTGLCVGHIAPEAVDAGPIAFVRDGDRVRLDVAHATLDLLVDDAELVARREGWAPLAPRYTRGVLGKYQKLVQSASRGAVLG